A window of Caldicellulosiruptoraceae bacterium PP1 contains these coding sequences:
- a CDS encoding ABC transporter permease codes for MFFAEIFKISIKSIFSNKLRAFLTMLGIIIGISSVITIMSLGQGGQKAILGEFEKIGVNIFDIRLKNDIQISQNDYFTIKDAEHLKDRIDKIKAATPIFQTTGIVKTEKITRRAFIISGNADLSSISNISILYGRFLNQKDIIYNRNVALIDSQSAKKLFGYTDCVGKTINIGTISSMQSATIIGVFDGEGMQSLSMLTGGQSIVTVIMPITLAQKIFGERFYINQIRVLVYKTEQLDFAQASSKRIIGLMHHNLSSDKYKTEGFINWMEQFNKILGIFTAIMSSIAAISLIVGGIGVMNIMLVSVTERTREIGIRKALGARRKDILVQFLIESLIISLIGGIIGMGLGVLLASIIGPRLNITPVISLSTVLIAFVFSSAVGIFFGMYPANKASKLDPIQALRYE; via the coding sequence ATGTTTTTTGCTGAAATATTTAAGATATCTATAAAAAGCATATTTTCAAATAAGTTGAGAGCTTTTCTAACAATGTTAGGTATAATAATTGGTATTTCTTCTGTTATAACAATTATGTCATTAGGACAGGGAGGGCAAAAAGCTATACTTGGTGAGTTTGAGAAAATAGGTGTAAATATATTTGATATAAGGCTTAAGAATGATATTCAAATTTCTCAAAATGATTATTTTACAATAAAAGATGCTGAACACTTAAAAGATAGAATAGATAAGATAAAGGCTGCAACTCCAATATTTCAAACTACTGGCATTGTAAAAACTGAAAAAATTACAAGAAGAGCTTTTATCATCTCTGGAAATGCAGATTTAAGTTCAATTTCAAATATATCTATTTTGTATGGAAGATTTCTAAATCAAAAAGATATAATTTATAACAGGAATGTTGCTTTAATTGATAGCCAATCTGCAAAGAAGCTTTTTGGATATACTGATTGTGTCGGCAAAACTATAAATATTGGTACTATTTCATCTATGCAAAGTGCTACTATAATTGGTGTCTTTGATGGCGAAGGAATGCAGTCATTAAGTATGCTGACAGGTGGGCAATCTATTGTGACAGTAATAATGCCAATTACTCTTGCTCAAAAGATTTTTGGAGAAAGGTTTTATATAAACCAGATAAGAGTTTTGGTTTATAAGACAGAGCAACTTGATTTTGCTCAAGCCAGTTCTAAAAGGATTATTGGTTTAATGCATCATAATTTAAGTAGTGATAAATACAAAACAGAAGGTTTTATAAATTGGATGGAACAGTTTAATAAAATACTTGGAATATTTACTGCAATAATGAGTTCAATAGCTGCTATATCACTTATTGTAGGTGGTATTGGTGTTATGAATATTATGCTTGTTTCTGTTACAGAGAGAACTCGTGAAATAGGAATAAGAAAAGCTCTTGGGGCAAGAAGAAAAGACATTTTAGTTCAATTCTTAATTGAATCATTGATTATATCATTAATTGGTGGAATAATTGGAATGGGATTGGGTGTATTACTTGCAAGTATTATCGGTCCAAGACTAAATATAACTCCTGTTATCTCACTTTCGACAGTATTAATTGCTTTCGTCTTTTCATCTGCAGTTGGTATATTTTTCGGAATGTACCCCGCAAATAAGGCATCAAAATTGGATCCTATCCAAGCGTTGAGGTATGAATAA
- a CDS encoding ABC transporter ATP-binding protein: MIILENIRKVYNNGKIEFEALKNVSLSINKGEYVAIMGPSGSGKSTLMNIIGCLDKPSSGVYKLNNKIVSEMNDEELAKIRNSEIGFIFQSFNLLKKLNAYENVEVPMIYAKIKPTIRKVRVQEALKSVGLEDRINHKPNELSGGQQQRIAIARAIVMNPSFLLADEPTGNLDTLSSLEIMKIFQNLNNKGTTIVMVTHENDIAKHAKRIIKIKDGNIVDDYLVNDRIIL, encoded by the coding sequence ATGATTATATTAGAAAATATAAGGAAGGTATATAATAATGGAAAAATAGAGTTTGAAGCACTAAAAAATGTTTCACTTTCAATAAATAAGGGTGAATATGTTGCAATTATGGGACCCTCAGGATCTGGTAAATCAACACTTATGAACATTATTGGGTGCTTGGACAAACCTTCTTCAGGTGTTTATAAATTGAACAATAAGATTGTGTCTGAAATGAATGATGAGGAGTTAGCAAAAATAAGGAACAGTGAAATTGGCTTTATATTTCAATCATTTAATCTTTTAAAAAAACTTAATGCATATGAAAATGTTGAGGTTCCTATGATTTATGCAAAGATAAAACCAACAATTAGAAAAGTTAGAGTTCAAGAAGCACTAAAAAGTGTTGGACTTGAAGATAGGATAAATCATAAACCTAATGAACTTTCTGGAGGACAACAACAAAGAATTGCAATTGCTCGTGCTATTGTGATGAATCCCTCTTTCCTATTAGCTGACGAACCAACAGGTAATCTTGATACTTTATCAAGTTTAGAAATAATGAAAATTTTTCAAAACTTAAATAATAAAGGTACTACAATAGTTATGGTAACTCATGAAAATGATATTGCAAAGCATGCAAAAAGGATTATTAAGATTAAAGATGGTAATATAGTTGATGACTATTTAGTAAACGATAGAATTATTTTGTAG
- a CDS encoding efflux RND transporter periplasmic adaptor subunit, with translation MKRKLLIIGIMVIFVTVITFYLLSYFKKSDNGIEVITSKALIGNIVANFSTTGDVESKEKYEYYPYSSNKVKKIYVNIGDIVAKGDKLIEFEVQDYTTQLEIAQKQYEIAKLQLDILKKTKEKLKNQTSLSNQIQYGNQISGLQSSQNAASIDDQIKLQEKQVEIAYLNVKSIKDNISKQPKYIYATGYGAVTQINAKENNFTSMQLPVVVTENLNKLQVVINANQYDAQSIKVGQKATIKFLDKAYKGIVSYINPSATKSITQSGVDTFVKINVDIIDKNILKPNYSVDVNIEIGKKENILKIPSEAIITDKYGNEMVYIVDENNTAHLKKIKTGLSSDIETEVIFGLNSQDIVILNPPATVQEGTKVKIKGREETK, from the coding sequence TTGAAGCGAAAATTACTGATTATTGGTATCATGGTAATTTTTGTTACTGTAATAACTTTCTATTTACTATCCTATTTTAAAAAATCTGATAATGGTATTGAAGTAATAACATCCAAAGCTTTAATAGGAAATATTGTTGCTAATTTTTCCACAACTGGTGATGTTGAGTCAAAGGAAAAATATGAGTATTATCCTTATTCCTCGAACAAAGTAAAAAAAATATATGTTAATATAGGTGATATTGTTGCAAAAGGCGATAAATTAATTGAGTTTGAAGTTCAAGACTATACAACTCAACTTGAAATAGCTCAAAAACAATATGAGATAGCAAAACTTCAATTAGATATTCTAAAAAAGACAAAGGAAAAATTAAAAAATCAAACTTCATTGTCAAATCAAATTCAATATGGAAATCAAATTAGTGGCCTGCAATCATCACAAAATGCAGCAAGTATTGATGATCAAATAAAATTGCAAGAAAAACAGGTTGAAATAGCTTATTTAAATGTTAAAAGTATCAAAGATAATATTTCAAAACAGCCAAAATATATATATGCTACTGGATATGGAGCTGTAACGCAGATAAATGCTAAAGAAAATAATTTTACTTCTATGCAGTTACCTGTTGTTGTTACAGAAAATCTGAATAAGTTACAAGTAGTGATTAACGCAAATCAGTATGATGCACAAAGTATAAAAGTTGGCCAAAAAGCAACAATAAAGTTTCTTGATAAGGCATATAAAGGAATAGTAAGTTATATAAACCCCTCTGCCACAAAGAGTATAACACAATCTGGTGTAGATACATTTGTCAAGATAAATGTTGATATAATTGATAAAAATATTTTAAAGCCTAATTACAGCGTTGATGTTAATATCGAAATAGGCAAGAAAGAAAATATACTCAAAATTCCATCAGAAGCTATTATTACTGATAAGTATGGTAACGAAATGGTGTATATTGTTGATGAAAATAATACAGCTCATCTAAAAAAAATAAAAACAGGGTTATCTTCTGACATTGAAACTGAAGTTATATTTGGACTAAATTCACAAGATATTGTTATATTAAATCCGCCTGCAACTGTCCAAGAAGGAACAAAGGTCAAAATAAAAGGACGTGAAGAAACAAAATGA
- a CDS encoding response regulator yields the protein MTLNLLIVEDEDLTRDCLLNYIPWKEIGISEIKTAKNGEHALEVIEEYKPDILLSDVRMPKMDGIELSKRVKNIYPECKIVFISGYADKEYLLSAIQLNALNYIEKPINIDEITETMKKVVEICINQMKREQITNKIFEMFNENLWLIHKTVIFELLKPDVDINTLDKYGFDLNKKYIPIVAFLSSDDNGNNEVLIKNNEELIEKIIDNKIIMPFDFYVAFSEYNQLIFVINYYINPEIVLDILKQNLKESYKNIDITVGIGKTINDITKSGEIIKELILFLKVKQFYNGKNKTYYFEDISQNHKIEDVDNRIHDFEELLKNNQFEQAKKIVNDLSILCNERKYKDIEKVKGIYLEFLFKIYEVGRERGLTIKLEKKERSHTWKVIDRIPTLSELDQYICLTIDEIFNIFKNRGKLDKKVYQIISYINDNFSDKELSIMKIANYFYFSPNYLCNIFKKATGKTINDYITEVRIEKAKAFLKDRSIKLYEVAEMVGFGDPNYFSSIFKKKVGVTPSVFKERFYYD from the coding sequence TTGACACTTAATCTGTTAATTGTTGAAGATGAGGACCTAACAAGAGATTGTTTGCTTAATTATATTCCATGGAAAGAGATAGGTATTTCTGAAATAAAAACAGCCAAAAACGGTGAACATGCCCTTGAAGTTATAGAAGAGTATAAACCTGATATTCTACTATCTGATGTAAGAATGCCTAAAATGGATGGTATAGAGCTGTCAAAAAGAGTAAAAAATATTTATCCTGAATGCAAGATAGTTTTTATAAGCGGATATGCTGATAAAGAATATCTTCTTTCCGCAATCCAGCTAAATGCACTTAACTATATTGAGAAACCAATCAATATTGATGAAATTACTGAAACAATGAAAAAAGTAGTAGAAATTTGTATTAACCAAATGAAAAGAGAACAGATAACAAATAAGATTTTTGAAATGTTTAATGAAAATCTATGGTTGATACATAAAACAGTCATTTTTGAATTACTAAAACCAGATGTTGATATTAATACACTGGATAAATATGGTTTTGATTTAAATAAAAAATATATTCCAATAGTTGCTTTTCTAAGTTCAGATGATAATGGAAACAATGAAGTACTAATAAAAAACAATGAAGAGCTAATAGAAAAGATTATTGATAATAAGATAATTATGCCGTTTGATTTTTATGTTGCGTTTAGTGAATATAATCAGTTAATTTTTGTTATAAATTATTATATTAACCCTGAAATTGTCTTGGATATCTTAAAACAAAATCTTAAAGAGTCTTATAAAAATATTGATATTACTGTTGGGATAGGGAAAACAATTAATGATATAACAAAGTCAGGTGAAATAATAAAAGAACTTATTTTGTTCTTAAAAGTTAAACAATTTTATAATGGAAAGAATAAAACATATTATTTTGAAGACATCAGCCAAAACCATAAAATTGAAGATGTAGATAATAGAATTCATGATTTTGAAGAACTATTAAAAAATAACCAATTTGAACAAGCAAAAAAAATAGTAAATGATCTTAGCATATTATGTAATGAGAGAAAATACAAAGACATTGAAAAGGTAAAAGGAATATACTTGGAGTTTTTATTTAAAATCTATGAAGTAGGTAGAGAAAGAGGTCTAACAATTAAGCTTGAGAAAAAAGAAAGAAGCCATACTTGGAAAGTTATTGATAGAATACCTACACTATCTGAATTAGATCAATATATTTGCTTAACAATAGATGAGATATTTAATATCTTTAAGAATAGAGGGAAGTTGGATAAAAAGGTATATCAAATAATTTCATATATAAATGATAATTTTTCAGATAAAGAGTTATCAATTATGAAGATAGCAAATTATTTCTATTTTAGTCCTAACTATCTTTGCAATATTTTCAAAAAGGCAACAGGAAAAACAATAAACGACTACATAACTGAGGTTAGAATTGAAAAGGCAAAAGCTTTTTTAAAAGATAGATCAATAAAATTATACGAAGTGGCTGAAATGGTAGGGTTTGGAGATCCAAACTACTTTTCAAGTATTTTTAAAAAGAAGGTAGGAGTTACTCCATCTGTGTTTAAGGAGAGATTTTATTATGATTAA
- a CDS encoding histidine kinase, protein MIKRILAFINNLSIKYKLFMVFMTIIFISFGIFSVLNYFIVGRDVEKQAIYSSNNMLNQTASSLENKLTSVRNAMNIFAIDETLQKLITKTTEFYQNDIGNWLIDERDIVRISYAACRNFGIDNITIYMASGLPTIYENDTLLLFKRIEQRPWYNDMIKNNQIYKWMKLKDIDPDSTKNYFSFIRLISDTKDITKNIAAIRADIAEDSIISILDMARFTKSTVSFIADSQNKVISTSSNKDDFSAINLKDIISKINTQRLSFFETENNNNKYLIGNKEIEGTDWRLVMVIPYNQIHELNIKTLKQVIAIILIITPFTLIITLFAVTSNTNRIKKLIYSMNKVTKKGDFDINIKSDSNDEIGQLIEAFDFMIQKIKDLLKEQYLLGKEIKNLELKALQAQINPHFLYNTLDLINWMAIKSGNKDISNIISLLSKFYKLSLSKGEDIVTVKNEIDHVVTYVTIQNYRFNNCIKLEVNVPENIYRVNIPKLTLQPLIENSIIHGILEKNNQSGLISIVAEEKQDEVIIYVKDNGVGIPIDRLNEIENNRVIQKEGHGYGVKNINQRLKLYFGDNYGLFYESKENVGTTVKIVIPKYF, encoded by the coding sequence ATGATTAAAAGGATTTTAGCTTTCATAAATAATTTGAGTATTAAATATAAGTTATTCATGGTTTTTATGACTATAATTTTCATTTCGTTTGGTATATTTTCTGTTCTTAATTATTTTATAGTAGGAAGAGATGTTGAAAAGCAAGCCATTTATTCTTCAAACAATATGTTAAATCAAACAGCATCTTCTTTAGAAAACAAGTTAACATCAGTTAGGAATGCTATGAATATTTTTGCTATAGATGAAACTTTGCAAAAACTTATAACAAAAACAACTGAGTTTTACCAAAACGATATAGGAAATTGGCTTATAGATGAAAGAGATATTGTAAGGATTTCATATGCAGCTTGCAGAAATTTTGGTATTGATAATATTACAATATACATGGCATCAGGACTTCCAACAATATACGAAAATGATACACTTCTTCTGTTCAAAAGAATAGAGCAAAGGCCTTGGTATAATGATATGATCAAAAATAACCAGATATATAAGTGGATGAAGTTAAAGGATATTGATCCAGATTCTACAAAGAACTACTTTTCGTTTATTAGACTTATTTCAGATACCAAGGATATCACAAAAAATATAGCAGCAATAAGGGCAGATATCGCAGAAGATAGTATTATTAGCATATTAGATATGGCAAGATTTACAAAATCAACTGTATCATTTATTGCCGATAGTCAAAACAAAGTGATATCTACATCTTCAAACAAGGATGACTTTTCTGCAATTAATTTAAAAGATATTATATCAAAAATAAATACTCAAAGGCTATCTTTTTTTGAAACAGAAAATAATAACAATAAATATCTAATTGGCAATAAGGAGATTGAAGGGACTGATTGGAGGCTTGTTATGGTAATTCCATATAATCAAATACATGAGCTCAACATAAAAACCTTAAAACAGGTTATTGCAATAATATTAATTATTACTCCGTTTACATTGATAATTACGTTATTTGCAGTAACCTCAAACACTAATAGAATTAAAAAACTCATTTACAGTATGAATAAGGTTACAAAAAAAGGAGATTTTGATATAAATATAAAGTCTGATAGTAACGATGAAATAGGTCAATTAATTGAAGCTTTTGATTTTATGATACAAAAGATAAAAGACCTTCTTAAAGAACAATATCTTTTAGGAAAAGAGATTAAAAATTTAGAATTAAAGGCACTTCAAGCCCAAATAAATCCTCATTTTTTATATAATACATTAGATCTTATAAATTGGATGGCTATCAAAAGTGGCAATAAAGATATTTCAAATATAATATCTTTACTTTCTAAATTTTATAAATTAAGTTTAAGTAAGGGTGAAGATATTGTTACTGTAAAAAATGAGATTGACCATGTAGTCACTTATGTTACAATTCAAAATTATAGATTTAATAACTGTATAAAATTGGAGGTTAATGTTCCTGAAAATATTTACAGAGTAAATATACCAAAGCTTACGCTACAACCATTAATTGAGAATTCAATAATTCATGGCATTTTAGAGAAAAATAATCAAAGCGGACTGATATCAATTGTTGCAGAAGAAAAACAAGATGAGGTTATTATATATGTAAAAGATAATGGGGTTGGTATACCTATTGATAGGCTTAATGAAATTGAAAATAACAGAGTAATTCAAAAAGAAGGGCACGGTTATGGGGTTAAAAACATTAATCAAAGATTAAAACTATATTTTGGAGATAATTATGGTCTTTTTTATGAAAGTAAAGAAAATGTTGGAACTACTGTTAAGATAGTCATTCCTAAGTATTTTTAA
- a CDS encoding ABC transporter permease gives MFLPIILYYILFAYIPMGGIIVAFKDYNYQDGILFSPWNGFKNFEYFFTSGKAWLVTKNTIFYNLIFLGSYTIFSVACAIMLAEMAGKFFKKFAQSVMFLPYFISWVVVAALIYNFFNYDYGFVNTLIKSFGGQPIDIYTNPTYWYFILPILYVWKWVGYGTVLYLAAIMGIDEECYEAAIIDGANIFQRIFHITIPMLKPTMIILILLALGRILRGEFDMFYQVVGNNPLLLDYTDIIDTLVFRSLMQIQDIGMSSAAGAYQSLLCFAIIMLVNWLVRRYDKDYALF, from the coding sequence ATGTTTCTGCCCATTATTCTCTATTATATACTTTTTGCTTATATACCAATGGGTGGAATTATTGTTGCTTTTAAAGATTACAATTATCAAGATGGTATACTATTTAGCCCATGGAATGGGTTTAAAAACTTTGAGTACTTCTTTACTTCAGGTAAAGCTTGGCTTGTTACAAAAAACACAATATTCTACAATTTAATATTTTTAGGTTCATATACAATTTTTTCGGTAGCATGTGCAATAATGCTTGCTGAAATGGCTGGCAAGTTTTTCAAAAAATTTGCACAATCGGTTATGTTCCTACCTTATTTTATTTCTTGGGTTGTTGTTGCTGCCTTAATATATAACTTTTTTAACTATGATTATGGTTTTGTTAATACATTAATAAAGAGTTTTGGAGGACAGCCAATAGATATATACACTAACCCAACATATTGGTATTTCATACTACCTATACTTTATGTTTGGAAATGGGTGGGATATGGAACTGTTTTATACCTTGCAGCAATAATGGGAATAGATGAAGAATGCTATGAAGCAGCAATAATTGATGGGGCAAACATTTTCCAAAGAATATTTCATATTACAATACCTATGTTAAAACCAACAATGATTATATTAATCTTACTTGCTTTAGGAAGAATACTTCGTGGTGAATTCGACATGTTTTATCAGGTTGTTGGTAATAATCCATTACTACTTGATTATACAGATATCATAGATACATTAGTATTTAGGAGTCTTATGCAAATTCAAGATATAGGGATGTCCTCTGCTGCTGGAGCATATCAATCTCTCCTATGTTTTGCAATTATTATGTTAGTTAACTGGCTTGTTAGACGATATGATAAAGATTATGCATTATTCTAA
- a CDS encoding carbohydrate ABC transporter permease codes for MKKGNDYIIFNVIAYTFISLLALFTLLPFVIMIMSSFASEHYIINHGYTLFPKEFSLNAYQTIFQNPQRIFRAYGVTLFVTIIGTSISLFLSSMAAYVMYRKDVKYRNGLAFFLYFTTLFNGGLAPYYLILTNYYHLKDSILVLILVPMFSVFNILILRNFIKGSIPESLVESAKIDGAGDFRIFIRIILPLSKPALASIGLFTALNYWNDWWTPMMFIEKQNLFPLQYTLYLILSSVNIAANILSHVTRFDMPKETIKLAMTVVATGPIILLYPFVQRYFVKGITLGAVKG; via the coding sequence TTGAAAAAAGGTAATGATTATATCATTTTTAATGTAATAGCATATACTTTTATATCTTTATTAGCACTTTTTACACTGCTACCTTTTGTGATAATGATAATGAGTTCCTTTGCATCTGAGCATTATATAATAAATCATGGTTATACACTTTTCCCAAAAGAGTTTTCGCTAAATGCATACCAAACTATTTTTCAAAATCCACAAAGGATATTTAGAGCATACGGTGTAACCTTATTTGTTACAATTATTGGAACATCTATTTCATTGTTTTTATCATCAATGGCTGCTTATGTTATGTATCGAAAAGATGTAAAGTATAGAAATGGCCTTGCATTCTTTCTATATTTTACAACCTTATTCAATGGAGGACTTGCACCATATTACTTAATTTTAACAAACTATTATCATCTTAAAGATTCAATACTTGTATTAATACTTGTTCCAATGTTTAGTGTATTTAACATACTTATTTTAAGAAACTTTATTAAAGGCTCAATTCCAGAATCGTTAGTAGAATCAGCTAAGATTGATGGGGCTGGTGATTTTAGGATATTTATAAGAATTATTTTACCTCTATCAAAACCAGCACTTGCTTCGATAGGACTTTTCACAGCACTAAATTATTGGAATGACTGGTGGACGCCTATGATGTTTATTGAAAAACAAAATCTATTTCCTCTACAATATACACTTTATCTAATTCTTTCAAGTGTAAATATTGCTGCTAATATTTTAAGCCACGTAACCAGGTTTGATATGCCAAAAGAAACTATAAAGCTTGCAATGACTGTTGTTGCAACAGGGCCAATAATTCTTTTGTATCCATTTGTTCAAAGATACTTTGTAAAGGGGATAACATTAGGAGCAGTAAAAGGTTAA
- a CDS encoding DUF3502 domain-containing protein — translation MKKVKAISLILTVCFVISILGSSVFASSKKVAPGFDASIDISKPVKLTGYLLGDAPAGMPEVMKKLNEKLKKDINATMEINYIGWGDLNYKYPLVLASGENVDWIYTANWAFYAQEAIKGGFKALTTDMLKKYMPRHYKVMPQAGWKQALIKGKVYMIPTATPDRKSSCLIIREDLRQKYGVPEIKRYTDIEPYLAAIKKNEPTMTPMNLDSQYDTGNAYWYLIYESGEYLQDAARVTSGGTGLYTSIYATKPEVYYIMDNKVFPRFKKAAQTIKSWYDKGYINKNAFANKVRSKDSFDQGKSAVGFGNTQDIQSNLANAKAKGWKVKVIPVVDAKGHYPADPYLNNGVALVAKTKNAERALMALDLIMEEKSYNYLVYFGIEGKNYIVKNGKIDLPAGVTADKNTYPPDAAGFWFTNKDQHLPLASWDSDYIALREKVKKSLYNDMLAAFSLDQTNIKTEIANLNQVIVQYMTPIQIGIVKDVDSAFATLDKKLKAAGVEKVKKEVLKQIGQYMDSIK, via the coding sequence ATGAAGAAGGTTAAAGCTATATCACTAATCTTAACTGTTTGTTTTGTAATAAGTATTTTAGGTTCTTCGGTATTTGCATCATCTAAAAAAGTGGCACCTGGTTTTGATGCAAGCATCGATATTTCAAAGCCAGTAAAGCTAACAGGATATCTTTTGGGTGATGCTCCAGCAGGAATGCCAGAAGTAATGAAAAAACTTAATGAAAAACTTAAAAAAGACATTAACGCAACAATGGAGATTAACTACATAGGTTGGGGAGACCTAAACTATAAGTATCCATTAGTTCTTGCTTCTGGGGAAAATGTTGACTGGATATATACAGCAAACTGGGCATTTTATGCTCAAGAAGCTATAAAAGGTGGATTTAAGGCACTTACAACTGATATGCTTAAGAAGTATATGCCAAGACATTATAAAGTTATGCCGCAAGCAGGATGGAAACAAGCATTAATAAAAGGTAAAGTATATATGATACCAACAGCAACACCAGATAGAAAAAGCAGTTGTTTGATTATAAGAGAAGACTTAAGACAAAAATATGGGGTACCAGAAATAAAAAGATACACAGATATTGAACCATATTTAGCAGCAATCAAGAAGAATGAACCCACAATGACTCCAATGAATTTAGATAGTCAATATGATACAGGCAATGCTTATTGGTATCTAATTTATGAATCAGGTGAATACCTGCAAGATGCTGCGAGAGTAACATCTGGAGGGACAGGTCTTTATACAAGCATTTATGCAACAAAACCAGAAGTTTACTATATAATGGACAACAAAGTATTCCCAAGATTTAAGAAAGCAGCACAGACAATAAAATCATGGTATGACAAAGGTTATATTAACAAAAACGCATTTGCAAATAAGGTAAGAAGTAAGGACTCATTTGATCAAGGCAAATCAGCTGTTGGATTTGGTAATACTCAAGATATTCAATCCAACTTAGCAAATGCTAAAGCAAAAGGATGGAAGGTAAAAGTAATACCTGTTGTTGACGCAAAAGGGCATTATCCTGCAGATCCATATCTAAATAATGGTGTTGCACTTGTTGCAAAAACAAAGAATGCTGAAAGAGCACTTATGGCATTAGACTTAATTATGGAAGAAAAATCATACAATTATTTAGTATACTTCGGAATAGAAGGAAAGAACTATATAGTTAAAAATGGTAAAATTGATCTACCTGCAGGTGTTACAGCAGATAAAAATACTTATCCACCAGATGCGGCTGGATTCTGGTTTACTAATAAAGATCAACATCTACCACTTGCATCATGGGATAGTGATTATATAGCATTAAGAGAAAAGGTTAAAAAATCATTATATAATGATATGTTAGCAGCATTTTCACTTGACCAAACCAATATCAAAACAGAGATTGCTAACTTAAATCAAGTAATTGTACAATATATGACACCAATTCAAATAGGTATTGTAAAAGATGTTGATTCTGCATTTGC